From Bacteroidota bacterium, the proteins below share one genomic window:
- a CDS encoding four helix bundle protein, protein MFDFEKLNVYQVVRELNLKVLTFLSKAEGIDKYIIDQWKRASLSILTNLAEGTGRMSHQDKRHFYTMARGSLFECAALLDLLNTMNIIDKDFYSDIYQGYEQASKMLLAMYRSMNTEQ, encoded by the coding sequence ATGTTTGATTTCGAAAAGCTGAATGTTTACCAGGTTGTAAGGGAGTTAAATTTGAAGGTTTTGACTTTCCTTTCCAAGGCTGAGGGGATTGATAAATACATTATTGATCAATGGAAAAGGGCATCGTTGAGCATTCTGACCAACCTGGCAGAAGGCACGGGAAGGATGTCGCATCAGGACAAAAGGCATTTTTATACGATGGCACGCGGTTCTTTGTTTGAATGTGCAGCCCTGTTGGATCTGTTGAACACAATGAATATTATCGATAAAGATTTTTACAGCGATATTTACCAGGGCTACGAGCAGGCATCCAAAATGCTCCTGGCCATGTACCGCTCCATGAATACAGAACAATAA
- a CDS encoding PorT family protein: protein MKNTKLYTIFLVLIFNILLINTSRSQVLISLLLGDVLNRGGMEFGLTGGDNMSWISGQDDGRMLNTFNIGFYFDIRLKEPWYLYTGVLVKANMGTTSLNNYPVGNPEIDTLMKEAQVERKLKYFNVPLMIKYRTKIGFFAMGGFQLGLLHRGTDIFTEKIIDKEDLSYSYDITKDLNRIDAGLSAGLGYKFQKGLGVNIGARYYYGLVNIYKDTKNKGVNSSVYFFADIPIGAKKAKEKTGELE from the coding sequence ATGAAAAACACCAAATTATATACGATTTTTCTTGTCCTGATTTTCAATATTCTTCTCATTAATACTTCCCGCTCCCAGGTACTGATATCCCTCCTGCTCGGGGATGTGCTTAACCGTGGCGGGATGGAATTCGGACTAACCGGCGGGGATAACATGTCGTGGATCTCCGGACAGGATGATGGCAGGATGTTAAACACATTCAATATCGGGTTTTATTTCGATATCCGGCTCAAGGAGCCCTGGTACTTATATACGGGAGTACTCGTAAAAGCTAACATGGGAACCACAAGTCTGAACAACTACCCTGTTGGCAATCCTGAAATTGATACGCTTATGAAGGAAGCTCAGGTTGAAAGGAAACTGAAATATTTCAATGTGCCCCTTATGATCAAATACCGGACAAAAATCGGATTCTTCGCCATGGGAGGATTTCAACTCGGCTTATTACACAGAGGCACGGATATATTCACAGAAAAAATCATTGACAAAGAAGACCTTTCATACAGCTACGATATTACCAAAGATCTTAACAGGATAGATGCAGGGTTGTCAGCAGGATTGGGATATAAGTTTCAAAAAGGCCTTGGTGTTAATATCGGAGCGAGATATTATTATGGACTTGTAAACATTTATAAGGACACTAAGAACAAAGGAGTTAACTCCTCTGTATACTTCTTTGCAGATATTCCTATCGGTGCGAAAAAAGCAAAAGAAAAGACAGGGGAATTAGAATAA